The Quercus lobata isolate SW786 chromosome 4, ValleyOak3.0 Primary Assembly, whole genome shotgun sequence genome segment TTTGACTAGTATTGCATGGCGATATCATCAATAAAGACAAGCCCAGACAAAAAATTATTCCAACCTCATCCAGTCACATGTACTAAATTTTGACAGGTATGACAGGGCAACATATAATTTATGGCTTGAGACCATTTAGCAAGATAATTTTCACTGAGAACTGTGTAACTCAATTAGTCCCTCCTGATATTTCTAAGAAAATTCAAACCCTTTCTTCCCACTGTAactatataattataaaaaagatttaaaaaaaaaagaagtagaagatAATTTTCCAGTTGTAGGCATGGTTACCTGGATCAAGTCTACAACTGAAAGCGTGAGTGAAATTCATATCTATCATTCTCCTTCTATTAGCTAAACGAAAAATGTGTTTACTTGGAATTGATAAAGTATACAACaaatttgacaacttttttccaCGTATGTTGAGTTGACAggttttcattagtttttatctagacccatcattaatattatatttttatctatcACTAATTATTTGCCACAGTCAAACTGTCAATTTttagtaaacttttttttttcctgtcttTTTAGACTTTCCCAATTGATAAGCAAGATGTGTGAACCAACGGTGGTCAATGCATAATTTCACATCCTTTGGTTGGTGGCCTTCGTGAAACTAATACACAGCCAAGCTTTTGAAAAAATATCTTCCAGTGGAGCCACCTCTCATTTCAAGGATTATCTTTAATTTGTTGGGTACAAGACAACGAACCCAGACCCCTgaattattttagatttttcttacTCTCAGTTTTTGACCATCCTCTAGTCAAAATGACTGAGGCTTTATAGGTAAATACTGAATCACTGATGATCTCTCTcgccttttttttaaatatatttttgataacAACGAGAGATGAGATATTTAAACCGCGATCGATGTCATGGAGAAGTGTTCATTCTTgccatttttaaaatttttttagaaaatttaaaatattaatttaattattaaaaaaaaaactaaataaccAAAAGTTCCAAttagtttctaaaattattattttaatcaacacctataagttttaattttaatgaaattcggTTTTACAGGGTGTGCTTTTCGCAACATCATTTGGGATACTCTTGTCACGGCTTGcattttcatttcaaatgaGAAATGGTCTTACAAGCATCCAATCGGTCTcaataaaaacattttccttAATGAATTATGTgcgtttggattgaaatgaaaaattaaaattatttcactattcaacttatttttgctattattcatgaatCTCACCGTACTTTTTAGCACTATTCATAAGATCTactgtattatttcaattaacgtttacctttatttacagtactttcaataataatttttcaatttcaacaaaataagtggtatctaAATATACCCACGTATACCAGACTCGCATTCAtaacaaaattggaaataaaacttctattttcGGGACAAATGTAATACTTAAAATGGTTTAAGTAAAAATTATTCACATTGAAATAATGTACTTTCCAAATGTTGAGAGTAtataatcaaacaatttgaattattaaaaatagtaatttattaaattCAGTCTATAAATAAGCTCGAGCATTTTTATTGCACTATTAACTAATCTAAATACATCAGTGTTCAAACAATGCTTTGAGATTGTAAGGACCTGTGATATTGGGAGTTCCACTCCAAATTAACTCTGCAAATTGTTGGTAGGCCTTTTCGGTAGGATGAACAGagtcaaaaaacaaaaagtcactAACTTTCTCACATAATTCGTACTCATTGGATCTTTCTCCACAACTTGGAATTCCCCTATATGGACCACTTCCGCAACATGAAATCTTCCCTTCCGTAAAGCCTTCCAAACATAATTAAAACAATGGTGCTAATAATTGTCTatgataaatctaaaatattgagtacaacaataataaaatacataatgTACTATGAAAGTTAAGGACAATGTGACATACCATATTTTGACGGAGTATTTATTCTTTCAGTACAAAATGAATAGAAATCGGCCAGTGAATATTTGAATCCTTTGAGTTGGCTCTCTAGCTTCGAAAGGGCTTTAGAAAGTGCTCTATTGTGTAGTTTTACTAGTGTTGTAAGCTCCTCCATGCATGCACCTGTGTTTTCTGGTATTAGTGCTTTTATATATGGGACACAACCCAAAGGTGGCAAGCCTAGGAACACGTATTTTCTTCCTCCTTTCTTGTATATTTCCTGATAAATCAAATAGTTATAATCAACTTATAAATGGAGACAAGAATAATCTTACACAAATTGTTCTAGATATTCTATAAACAGTAATTGCTATTACTTTGATCGCAGTTGTCAAGTTTCCAATCACCATATCTACGTATTTTTCTGAAGAGTAGGATTTAAGGACGCTGGAGTTTGTAGTGAAGGGGACAAAGTAATCGTTGTTTCCAATGCATATTAAGTAAACAGCTTTGACCAGCAATGTCTTGGCTTCTTCTTCACCTAGTTTATGCTTTAACAGAGTCTCCATGTTCTTGAAATAATTGAGTTGAGTGTTCAGGTCTATCACCTGATAATGAGGGGGAAAGAATAAAAGGCAAGTAAGAAAATATTAGAAATATACAATGTCATAAGAACATAATCTATATGTCAAAATATgataaatagataataaagAGAGCTTTCAAACCCTAGTTCAAGCATGAACAAATGCCTTCTAGGCCAATGCATTGATTTGAAGTAGTATATTAAacatatttaataattcaagTAGGTTAGGTTCTTCAActaaatttaataattcaaaaatattgtTGTATTGAATATAATAGTgcttaaaaaaagaatttgttgTTTGTACTTCATTAGCTAGTGCAatcatgtgtttgaatttagtTGAGAAATGTAATGTATTGCATTTAAGaaattgttccttttttttggagtaATTGTGCCAAAGTTTTTCCCTATAAAAAATAGTGCTAAACATGGTTCAGCAAAGTGGTGGGGGGAGGTTTTTGAGCCATGTGACCTCATCAAGAACCTTAGAAGACAAATTGCCACCATATCGTTTAATCGGAATTCTGATTGTGTTGGTGGCAGTTTGGGTTGGCATGGTTGTCGATTGCCCTAATCTTtaggaaaaataaacaaatctaaGAACCCAACAACCAAAACTCAATAGATCTACCAACCCAAATGACCAAAACTCAATAGATCTAAAAACCCAATGATGGAAAGGCGAGGGGGAGTATGAGAAATCTAGGTTGAAAAAAGTCTAGGCAAAGAGGAGAACTGTGGTTGTTATAAGGAGGAAAACTCACTTTAGGCAATGAATAGAGGGAGTCAGCATTTAGAGGGAGGAACCAACAACCATACCGGCTGAAGTCAGAAACCTAGATACTATTCTTTGATGGCCACTCCATTCACTAGTAGTAGTTTTGTTGCTAGGTTCGATCAGAGCGGTTCTAGTACAATTTGGTGGGTCAAATTGAGGCTTGAACaaccctaataaaaattattaacaaaagaaaccaTGACAACCTCGAGAAATTATTTAATACACTTGTTGTACTTCCTGCACTTCCCTTTCATGTAAATGTAGGTTTTCATGTGTGAGACCTACATGTGGGATTCTCTTTGCTATATATGAGACGAAAGTAAACTACAGTGAATGCGTTGAATAATTTCACAGCCAGCCCTAATTAAATCAGATACATAGATTCTAATCAACAGAATAGTTGTTATAGATGGACTAAGCAGAACTTTGAGCCTAATTGAACTCCATTTACGaaaatactaattaaaattcatttttaattagCCTACATATAATCAGATAGAATATGTACCAATCCTCGACGAGTTTCAGCAAAAACGCCAGCTCCTATTGATGCAAAGTTAGCCCCATCAATGTACTGATCATAACCCGGATATAAATATGGTTGAATTAGAGGCAAGTTTGCTCTCTCAGCTGCACCAATACCTCAATTGTCAAATTAAGCAACAGTCCAAGccgaaaagaaaagaacacatAACTATATCTTACCAATGAAATCTGGAATGAGACGGCCATTGGAAGCTCTCCCAGTAGGGTACTTGAAGAAGGTTTCCCCATAAGGCAAAAAATTTGCCTGGAGATTAGTTGTGATATAGTTATTGTTTCCAACATCTACTATTGAATCCCCGAAGATGAAGAAGGCAACATGATCCTTTGGCAGGCAGATGTTACTAAAACATTTGGTTGGGAAACTAATGCTTGCATACAGAACCAAGAAACAGAAATAGAACCTTAAACTCTTCATCTCAAATCTTCTTTACTTTCTATTGGACTTTTTGTAgcaattttcatatatatatatagggtgcATAATTTGTTCATTAGGTGACAAAACTGCTTCCGTTGACTTTCATGATAGGCTGGATTAGCAGATCCAATACGTTTTGAACAAACATTGtttaaaaacaaacataaacaaacaatCCCGTCACATGCACGAAAGCTTTGATTAGTATGGCATGGCGACAAAATCAACATTTTATGTC includes the following:
- the LOC115984649 gene encoding GDSL esterase/lipase 1-like translates to MKSLRFYFCFLVLYASISFPTKCFSNICLPKDHVAFFIFGDSIVDVGNNNYITTNLQANFLPYGETFFKYPTGRASNGRLIPDFIAERANLPLIQPYLYPGYDQYIDGANFASIGAGVIDLNTQLNYFKNMETLLKHKLGEEEAKTLLVKAVYLICIGNNDYFVPFTTNSSVLKSYSSEKYVDMVIGNLTTAIKEIYKKGGRKYVFLGLPPLGCVPYIKALIPENTGACMEELTTLVKLHNRALSKALSKLESQLKGFKYSLADFYSFCTERINTPSKYGFTEGKISCCGSGPYRGIPSCGERSNEYELCEKVSDFLFFDSVHPTEKAYQQFAELIWSGTPNITGPYNLKALFEH